The Armatimonadota bacterium genome contains a region encoding:
- a CDS encoding SRPBCC family protein → MPTVETTVLIDAPIEKVYAIAKDNRSFPEFMADVQSLVIVEEAPPKVVSDWVGIVPSFGLKVRWRQEDLWDDAAHRCEFKQLSGDYDKLEGTWDFATEGSGTRFNSVLEYEYRVPGLGPLVAKVVHKIVINNMESVLSAIKKRAEGA, encoded by the coding sequence ATGCCCACTGTCGAAACAACCGTACTCATTGATGCCCCGATCGAAAAGGTCTATGCCATCGCCAAAGATAACCGGAGCTTTCCAGAATTCATGGCTGATGTTCAATCACTCGTCATTGTGGAAGAAGCTCCGCCAAAAGTGGTGAGCGATTGGGTCGGGATCGTCCCTTCGTTTGGTTTGAAGGTCCGATGGCGACAAGAAGACCTGTGGGATGACGCAGCACATCGGTGCGAATTCAAGCAACTGAGCGGTGATTATGACAAGCTCGAAGGAACCTGGGATTTTGCGACAGAAGGGAGCGGCACCAGGTTCAACTCGGTGCTGGAATACGAGTACCGAGTTCCTGGGCTGGGGCCTCTCGTTGCCAAAGTGGTTCACAAAATCGTGATCAACAACATGGAATCGGTGCTCTCGGCGATCAAAAAGCGGGCCGAAGGAGCCTAA
- a CDS encoding riboflavin synthase: MFTGIVEALGQVKSFSDFRLVISGAHWNDLKIGESIAVNGCCLTLVDQSEGLRFDLSEETLGRTTLGALSAGDSVNLERAMKLGDRFGGHVVQGHVDQVGEVVSVSEISGSTVIRVRIFDGGQRYLIDKGSITLDGISLTVVEPSGSEFDVHIIPHTWENTTLKNCKPGHKLNVEFDVLAKHVEKLLASKN; the protein is encoded by the coding sequence TTGTTCACTGGGATTGTCGAAGCCCTTGGGCAAGTGAAGTCATTCAGCGACTTTCGCCTGGTGATTTCGGGTGCTCACTGGAATGATCTCAAGATTGGCGAAAGCATCGCGGTCAATGGTTGTTGTTTGACTTTGGTTGATCAGTCCGAAGGCCTCCGATTCGATTTGAGCGAGGAAACCTTGGGTCGGACCACTTTGGGAGCTCTTTCGGCGGGCGACAGCGTCAACCTTGAGCGCGCGATGAAGCTTGGTGATCGGTTCGGCGGTCATGTGGTTCAAGGGCACGTGGACCAAGTCGGCGAAGTTGTCAGCGTTTCAGAAATTTCTGGATCGACGGTGATTCGCGTTCGGATTTTTGATGGCGGTCAGCGGTATCTCATCGACAAAGGCTCGATCACATTAGACGGAATCAGCTTGACTGTGGTTGAGCCAAGTGGTTCCGAGTTTGATGTACACATCATTCCTCACACTTGGGAAAACACAACTCTCAAAAACTGCAAGCCTGGCCACAAGCTGAATGTGGAATTTGACGTGTTGGCTAAGCACGTCGAGAAGCTACTTGCGAGCAAAAATTAG
- a CDS encoding aminodeoxychorismate/anthranilate synthase component II, whose product MILLLDNHDSFTYNLAQLVRQNGVQVEVIRAGNDYDLSRYTAVILSPGPGAPSDAGDCRRIARLALDSNLEIPIFGVCLGMQVLAIEAGAIVRHAKTVVHGKSDLIEHDGRTIFRNVPTPTSVVRYHSLAIDAVPEEFEPSATSISDGEIMAIRHKTLPIEAVQFHPESWLSEFGPQMMANFCSQVASRRA is encoded by the coding sequence ATGATTCTTCTCCTCGACAACCACGACAGCTTCACCTACAACTTGGCGCAGTTGGTCCGGCAAAACGGAGTCCAAGTCGAGGTTATTCGAGCCGGAAACGACTATGATCTGAGTCGGTATACCGCGGTGATCTTATCCCCTGGTCCAGGCGCCCCATCGGACGCCGGCGATTGCCGCCGAATAGCGCGACTAGCGCTTGATTCGAACCTAGAAATCCCAATTTTTGGCGTCTGTCTTGGGATGCAAGTGCTAGCGATCGAAGCCGGCGCAATTGTTCGCCATGCGAAAACAGTTGTCCACGGAAAGTCCGATCTCATCGAACACGATGGCCGCACAATCTTTCGGAATGTGCCGACTCCAACGAGCGTGGTGCGCTATCACTCACTGGCGATCGACGCCGTACCAGAAGAATTTGAACCAAGCGCAACTTCAATTTCGGATGGAGAGATCATGGCAATTCGGCACAAAACGCTCCCGATCGAAGCTGTGCAGTTTCATCCAGAATCGTGGCTGTCTGAGTTTGGGCCGCAAATGATGGCTAATTTTTGCTCGCAAGTAGCTTCTCGACGTGCTTAG
- the lpdA gene encoding dihydrolipoyl dehydrogenase: MAQENFDADVVVIGGGPGGYVAAIKAAQSGLKTICVEKEFLGGTCLNWGCIPSKAMIASVETYQHIKHADAMGVVVNGDVSIDFAKFSARRDKIVQTQRGGIGMLFKKKGVESVEGFAKFVDKNTIEVEKDGQKRTIKAKNFVIASGSKIIVPPIPGLQGGREDGIWTSDDGVTAPHVPKSMLIIGGGVIGVEFSYVFNGLGTDVTVVEMMPRPIPMMEDELGTELQKLLTKQGVKFMVESAVEKLEKTKGGWKVYVKTGGETKVVEVEVVLVAVGRRAFTDNMNMEAVGIELHRGGVTTDATLKTSAPNIYAIGDVRGHIQLAHTASYEASVAIDNIAKGTNREADYRAVPNCIYTQPEVASVGMTEAQAKEQGYEVEIGKFTFRPLGRAMAINQQDGFVKIVADKKYGEILGVHMIGPYVTDLIAQAVVAIKLEATVEVMIDTIHAHPTLSEVMLDAYEDVHHAAVHKIY, from the coding sequence ATGGCACAAGAAAATTTTGATGCAGATGTGGTCGTCATCGGAGGCGGCCCCGGCGGTTATGTAGCAGCGATCAAGGCCGCGCAGTCAGGGCTCAAGACCATCTGCGTTGAAAAGGAATTTCTCGGCGGTACCTGTTTGAACTGGGGATGTATCCCTAGCAAGGCGATGATTGCCAGCGTCGAGACCTACCAGCACATCAAGCACGCAGACGCGATGGGTGTCGTCGTCAACGGCGATGTGTCTATCGACTTCGCGAAGTTCAGCGCCAGAAGAGACAAGATTGTCCAAACCCAACGCGGCGGCATTGGAATGCTCTTCAAAAAGAAGGGCGTCGAAAGCGTGGAAGGGTTTGCAAAGTTTGTTGACAAAAACACCATCGAAGTCGAAAAAGATGGTCAAAAACGCACTATCAAAGCCAAGAACTTCGTGATCGCGTCCGGTTCAAAGATCATCGTTCCTCCAATCCCAGGACTCCAAGGTGGTCGAGAAGACGGAATCTGGACCAGCGATGACGGCGTCACCGCTCCCCACGTGCCAAAGAGCATGCTGATAATCGGCGGTGGTGTGATCGGTGTCGAATTCAGCTATGTTTTCAACGGCCTCGGCACTGACGTGACTGTCGTTGAAATGATGCCTCGCCCAATCCCAATGATGGAAGATGAATTGGGTACCGAACTTCAAAAGCTCCTCACCAAGCAAGGAGTGAAGTTCATGGTGGAATCCGCCGTCGAAAAACTCGAAAAGACCAAGGGCGGATGGAAGGTCTACGTTAAGACTGGTGGCGAAACCAAGGTCGTGGAAGTGGAAGTGGTGCTGGTCGCTGTTGGCCGTCGCGCTTTCACTGACAACATGAACATGGAAGCAGTCGGTATCGAACTACACCGAGGCGGTGTCACAACCGACGCAACTTTGAAAACGAGCGCGCCAAACATCTACGCTATCGGCGACGTTCGCGGGCACATTCAGCTGGCCCATACGGCCAGTTACGAAGCCAGCGTTGCGATCGATAACATCGCCAAGGGTACGAATCGAGAGGCCGACTACCGAGCTGTCCCGAACTGCATTTACACCCAACCCGAAGTCGCTTCCGTCGGCATGACTGAGGCGCAAGCCAAGGAGCAGGGGTACGAAGTCGAAATCGGGAAGTTCACCTTCCGACCGCTAGGCAGGGCGATGGCGATTAACCAACAAGATGGCTTCGTGAAGATTGTCGCCGATAAGAAGTACGGCGAGATTTTGGGCGTTCACATGATCGGCCCATACGTGACGGACTTGATTGCTCAAGCCGTTGTCGCAATCAAGCTAGAAGCGACAGTCGAAGTGATGATCGATACCATCCATGCTCACCCAACCTTGTCGGAAGTGATGCTGGATGCATACGAAGATGTGCACCACGCAGCAGTGCACAAGATCTACTAA
- a CDS encoding acyl carrier protein — MTREEILAKVVKVTVEELSAKEEEVVETASFTEDLGADSLDVVELVMAFEEEFGIDIPDDDVAQLKSVGDAVNYIEKKNS; from the coding sequence ATGACCAGAGAGGAAATTCTCGCGAAAGTTGTCAAGGTCACCGTTGAAGAACTGAGTGCCAAAGAAGAAGAAGTGGTGGAAACCGCCAGCTTCACCGAAGATCTCGGAGCCGATTCACTCGATGTCGTCGAGTTGGTTATGGCGTTCGAAGAAGAATTTGGAATCGATATTCCAGATGATGATGTAGCACAGCTCAAGTCGGTTGGCGACGCTGTTAACTACATCGAAAAGAAGAACTCGTAA
- the fabF gene encoding beta-ketoacyl-ACP synthase II: protein MNPEYRPSGRVVVTGIGLVTALGTGVEKSWTRLVAGENPVDFVKSFDVSEYSTRFAAEVTDFDASEWMEGKEARRIDPFIAYAVSGAAQALKDSGLVVDDSNREDIGVLIGAGIGGLGFLGAQHRRLVESGPSKVSPFLVPYMIPDMASGYVSILNGLKGPISCVVTACATGANALGDAAEIIRRGDAVAMVAGGAEAPINEIGMSGFCSIRAMSGRNDDPKRASRPFDKDRDGFVIGEGAGVMILEDYDHAVARGAKIYGELVGYGMSADAYHITATSPDGDGAIRSMAMAVRKAGITPDKVDYINAHGTSTPYNDSSETKAIKSVFGDHAHKLAISSTKSMLGHSLGATGAVEAIFCILAMRDSVVPPTINYETPDPECDLDYVPNVCRKMEVNYALTNSFGFGGKNASLLFKKL, encoded by the coding sequence ATGAATCCAGAATATCGACCTTCAGGTCGAGTAGTTGTGACTGGCATTGGGCTAGTCACAGCTCTGGGTACCGGCGTTGAAAAAAGCTGGACCCGGCTCGTAGCTGGCGAAAATCCTGTTGATTTCGTCAAGTCGTTTGACGTCTCCGAGTATTCGACTCGTTTTGCCGCTGAAGTCACCGATTTCGACGCTTCCGAGTGGATGGAGGGGAAGGAAGCTCGCCGGATTGATCCGTTCATCGCCTATGCTGTGAGCGGCGCGGCGCAAGCTCTGAAGGACTCGGGGTTAGTCGTCGACGACTCTAACCGAGAAGATATTGGTGTCTTGATTGGCGCCGGTATCGGAGGTCTCGGTTTTCTCGGCGCCCAGCACCGAAGGTTGGTTGAATCTGGACCAAGCAAAGTCTCACCGTTTCTTGTGCCGTACATGATTCCGGACATGGCCAGTGGCTATGTTTCAATTTTGAACGGCCTCAAAGGACCCATTTCTTGCGTGGTTACGGCCTGCGCAACCGGGGCGAACGCTCTTGGCGATGCAGCAGAAATCATTAGGCGCGGAGATGCCGTGGCGATGGTTGCCGGTGGTGCTGAGGCACCGATTAATGAAATCGGGATGTCGGGGTTCTGCAGCATTCGGGCGATGAGCGGCCGAAACGACGATCCCAAGCGTGCCAGTCGCCCATTCGACAAAGACCGCGATGGTTTTGTCATCGGCGAAGGTGCGGGCGTGATGATCCTTGAAGACTATGACCACGCGGTTGCGCGAGGCGCGAAGATTTACGGCGAGCTCGTCGGATACGGCATGAGCGCTGATGCATACCATATCACTGCAACGTCGCCAGATGGCGACGGTGCGATTCGCTCTATGGCGATGGCAGTACGCAAGGCTGGCATTACTCCCGACAAGGTGGACTACATCAACGCCCACGGGACCAGCACCCCATACAACGATAGCTCGGAAACAAAGGCGATCAAGTCGGTTTTTGGTGATCACGCTCATAAGCTTGCGATCAGTTCGACAAAGTCGATGCTCGGGCATTCACTCGGTGCGACCGGTGCAGTTGAAGCGATTTTCTGCATTCTCGCGATGCGAGATTCGGTGGTTCCGCCAACGATCAACTACGAAACTCCTGATCCTGAATGCGATCTGGACTACGTTCCGAATGTGTGCCGCAAGATGGAAGTCAACTATGCGTTGACCAATTCATTTGGCTTCGGCGGAAAGAACGCATCGCTATTGTTTAAGAAGCTTTAA
- a CDS encoding tyrosine recombinase XerC: MALNRTQLEAQIAEYLKLLSASRSPNTVRAYQKDFAQLAESLGPSGLDSDAISKTLRVFGTTPVTRARKLSAIRSLCQFLMKSGAILVDPSLGIEAPIRRKTLPKVLSQSQMTDLLDQNSSSKSPLRDQAVLELMYSAGLRASEVVALRLNDLELDKGMARVLGKGSKERLVLFGEACRNAITEYIRSERTAGKVQNPNPTLFTGPTGKPMTTRTVQNIVKRWCISAGLPPESSPHTLRHSFATHLLDGGAGLKTVQQLLGHESLATTQIYTHISIERLKDVVQSAHPKSKPKR; this comes from the coding sequence TTGGCGTTGAATCGCACCCAGCTCGAAGCCCAGATTGCGGAGTACTTGAAACTCCTTTCGGCTTCGCGTTCGCCGAACACGGTCCGTGCGTACCAAAAGGACTTTGCTCAGCTCGCTGAGAGTCTCGGTCCCAGCGGTTTAGATTCCGACGCAATCTCGAAGACACTTCGGGTGTTCGGAACGACGCCTGTCACCCGGGCTCGAAAACTCAGCGCTATTCGTAGTTTGTGTCAATTCCTTATGAAATCCGGCGCGATTTTGGTCGATCCCTCCCTTGGAATTGAGGCGCCGATTCGCCGAAAAACACTCCCGAAAGTACTCAGCCAGTCGCAGATGACCGATCTGTTGGATCAAAATTCCTCCTCGAAATCACCCCTTCGCGATCAAGCTGTCTTGGAATTGATGTACTCGGCGGGATTGCGAGCGAGTGAAGTCGTGGCATTGCGCCTCAATGATCTTGAGTTAGACAAAGGGATGGCGAGGGTGCTCGGTAAAGGGAGCAAAGAGAGGCTGGTGCTGTTTGGCGAGGCGTGCCGAAACGCGATCACGGAGTACATTCGATCAGAACGCACCGCCGGCAAGGTTCAAAATCCCAATCCGACGCTCTTTACTGGCCCGACGGGGAAGCCAATGACAACGCGGACGGTGCAGAACATCGTCAAGAGATGGTGCATTTCGGCGGGGTTGCCTCCAGAGTCATCGCCGCACACATTGCGACACTCGTTTGCGACGCATCTTTTGGATGGTGGCGCCGGGTTAAAAACGGTGCAGCAGTTGCTCGGTCATGAATCACTGGCGACTACGCAGATTTACACTCATATCAGCATCGAACGGCTCAAAGACGTGGTTCAATCCGCACATCCCAAATCAAAACCCAAAAGGTAA
- a CDS encoding FAD-dependent oxidoreductase: MFPDLECDILIVGGGTGACAAAMAATDMGFRVIMTEETIWLGGQLTSQAVPPDEHPWIETHGCTRRYRKFRNDVRAYYRQFHPLTTSARRWENLNPGNGWVSRTCLEPRVAVAVLDQMLANAIGTGQLQIFYETVPTSATTGADRVDSVTVLHKKEGATRTIRAKFVLDATELGDLLPMTGTEYRVGSESRSEFGELHALEEANPDDIQGFTWCMAVGFKPGSNNVIEKPAQYEFWRNYSPAITPPWPGKLFSWDVVDAISMERRTFSLFGDWGLFTYRRIVDGSLLETENPVDDVSIINWVQNDHFFKVIDQPEEMVDETYENAKQQSLSLLYWLQTEAERHDGGFGYPELYLCPSAVGTATGLAMAPYHRESRRIRAQKTVTEAHIGVEMRGELGGPEKFTDSVGVGAYRIDLHPSAGGRNSVDLAAYPFQIPLGSLVPERIKNLLPACKNIGVTHITNGCYRLHPVEWNIGESSALLAGFCIKNQLTPQEVTASDELVKEFQRLCVAQGIELDWPTIRPL; the protein is encoded by the coding sequence TTGTTTCCGGATTTAGAGTGCGATATTTTGATCGTCGGTGGCGGCACAGGAGCTTGCGCTGCAGCAATGGCGGCCACTGACATGGGCTTTCGAGTGATCATGACGGAGGAGACTATTTGGCTTGGCGGACAGCTCACAAGCCAAGCTGTTCCTCCAGACGAACACCCATGGATCGAAACTCATGGTTGCACCCGGCGATATCGCAAGTTCCGAAATGATGTTAGGGCGTACTATCGGCAGTTCCATCCCCTAACCACTTCGGCAAGACGGTGGGAAAATCTAAATCCTGGGAACGGATGGGTCAGTCGAACTTGCTTGGAGCCAAGAGTGGCGGTAGCAGTCTTGGATCAAATGCTGGCAAACGCGATTGGTACAGGTCAATTGCAAATCTTTTACGAGACGGTGCCGACTTCTGCTACGACTGGTGCGGACCGAGTAGATTCGGTCACGGTTCTTCACAAGAAGGAGGGCGCAACTCGAACCATTCGTGCCAAGTTCGTTTTGGATGCAACCGAACTAGGCGACTTGTTGCCGATGACTGGTACTGAGTATCGAGTCGGCTCGGAATCCAGATCGGAATTTGGCGAATTGCACGCACTGGAAGAAGCCAATCCGGACGATATTCAAGGATTCACCTGGTGCATGGCGGTCGGGTTCAAGCCTGGTAGCAACAACGTCATCGAGAAGCCGGCTCAGTATGAGTTTTGGCGCAATTATTCTCCGGCGATCACCCCTCCTTGGCCAGGCAAGCTCTTCAGTTGGGATGTCGTCGATGCGATCTCAATGGAGCGGCGAACATTCAGCCTTTTCGGTGATTGGGGGCTGTTCACGTACCGCCGGATCGTCGATGGCTCGCTCTTGGAGACGGAAAACCCGGTTGACGACGTTTCCATCATCAACTGGGTTCAAAACGATCACTTTTTCAAGGTGATTGACCAACCTGAAGAAATGGTTGACGAGACCTATGAAAATGCGAAGCAACAGAGCCTTTCGCTGCTCTATTGGCTTCAGACCGAAGCGGAGCGCCATGACGGTGGCTTTGGTTATCCCGAGTTGTATCTTTGCCCATCTGCGGTCGGCACGGCGACTGGACTCGCGATGGCACCCTATCACCGTGAGTCGAGACGTATCCGTGCCCAGAAAACGGTGACTGAGGCGCATATTGGCGTGGAAATGCGTGGTGAACTGGGTGGGCCAGAGAAGTTCACAGACTCCGTCGGTGTCGGTGCATACCGGATCGATCTACATCCGAGCGCGGGCGGGCGAAATTCCGTTGATTTGGCGGCGTATCCATTCCAGATTCCGCTCGGAAGCCTCGTGCCAGAGCGCATAAAAAACCTCCTGCCTGCTTGCAAGAACATCGGGGTGACGCACATCACCAACGGCTGCTATCGGTTGCATCCTGTAGAGTGGAATATCGGAGAGTCGTCGGCGCTACTCGCTGGATTTTGTATCAAGAATCAGTTGACTCCTCAGGAGGTCACTGCGAGCGATGAACTCGTCAAAGAATTCCAGAGGCTTTGCGTGGCTCAGGGCATCGAACTCGACTGGCCGACCATTCGGCCGCTCTGA
- a CDS encoding YggS family pyridoxal phosphate-dependent enzyme: MPNIAKNLEKIRESIRQAETRAGRVQGSVQLIAVTKGVTANQILEAYNQGQRDFGESRLQEAIPKIEILPKDIRWHFIGDLQSNKVKRIADLFSVIHSLDRLSQIPPLQKIEGSIDALIEVNIGNEIQKSGISPDALDEFVESVLKCKHVRLRGLMTIGPVHQNPELARPYFQQLKKLADRFGPDAWLSMGMSSDFEVAIQEGSTHVRVGSAIFKA, from the coding sequence ATGCCAAACATCGCCAAAAACCTAGAAAAAATACGGGAATCAATCCGACAAGCGGAGACTCGTGCTGGTCGCGTTCAAGGCTCAGTTCAGCTTATCGCGGTGACAAAAGGCGTGACTGCCAATCAGATTCTAGAGGCATACAATCAAGGTCAGCGTGACTTCGGCGAAAGTCGATTGCAAGAGGCGATCCCCAAAATCGAGATTCTCCCGAAAGACATCCGCTGGCATTTCATCGGCGATTTACAGAGCAACAAAGTCAAACGAATTGCAGACTTGTTTTCAGTAATCCACTCACTCGACCGATTGTCTCAGATTCCGCCGCTCCAGAAAATCGAAGGATCAATTGATGCCCTGATCGAGGTGAATATCGGAAATGAGATACAAAAATCGGGAATTTCGCCCGATGCGCTTGACGAATTCGTTGAAAGTGTCTTAAAATGCAAGCACGTAAGGTTACGAGGTCTTATGACTATCGGACCTGTGCACCAAAACCCGGAGTTGGCGCGTCCGTACTTTCAGCAGCTGAAGAAGCTCGCAGATCGGTTCGGACCTGACGCTTGGTTGAGCATGGGGATGAGCAGTGACTTTGAAGTGGCGATCCAGGAAGGATCTACCCATGTCAGAGTCGGGTCAGCGATCTTCAAGGCCTGA
- a CDS encoding cell division protein SepF, translating into MRTNTIMEEMELQEKPGLFSRVKNMFSREEDYMEDDVYDEATPTNKNTTFRVHTRGQYSITVRRSVQSFQDAVSAADGLKRGEQQILNLSSCDDSLRDKIKDFMCGVNYAHEGSWEELGENVYLLAPAHAAVEVAPATPKMQAQRN; encoded by the coding sequence ATGAGGACTAATACGATCATGGAAGAAATGGAACTTCAAGAGAAGCCTGGCTTATTTTCGCGTGTCAAGAACATGTTTAGTCGAGAAGAAGACTACATGGAAGACGACGTCTACGACGAAGCGACCCCAACCAACAAGAACACCACTTTTCGCGTGCACACCCGCGGTCAGTATTCGATTACAGTCCGACGGTCTGTCCAATCCTTCCAAGATGCTGTTTCAGCTGCTGACGGCCTTAAGCGTGGCGAGCAACAGATTCTCAACTTGAGCAGCTGCGATGATTCTTTGCGCGACAAGATCAAGGACTTCATGTGCGGCGTGAACTATGCGCATGAAGGAAGCTGGGAAGAACTCGGCGAGAATGTCTATCTGCTCGCTCCTGCCCACGCCGCAGTGGAAGTTGCTCCTGCAACTCCAAAGATGCAAGCGCAACGAAACTAA